The following proteins are co-located in the Nerophis lumbriciformis linkage group LG22, RoL_Nlum_v2.1, whole genome shotgun sequence genome:
- the LOC133615688 gene encoding transmembrane protein 184B-like isoform X2: protein MSRLWRDTPPSAARLVNDSPAGSATMAPQGSNSSWIPETPLVTPDQPFFLMTPTAQTISGFFVWTALLITCQQIYMHLRYYSSPNEQRHIVRILFIVPIYAFDSWLSLLFFTNEEYYVYFDTVRDCYEAFVIYNFLSLCYEYLGGESAIMAEIRGKPIESSCMYGTCCLWGKTYSIGFLRFCKQATLQFCVVKPLMAVITVILQAFGKYKDGDFNVASGYLYVTIIYNFSVSLSLYALFLFYFATRQLLVPFSPVLKFFMVKSVIFLSFWQGVLLAILEKCGTIPQINSADISVGEGTVAAGYQNFIICIEMFFAALALRHAFTYKVYMDKRLDSYGRCAPMKSISSSLKETMNPGDMVQDAIHNFSPAYQQYTQQSTLERGGGPALSRTLSNLSTRGDNEKTLLLSSDDEF from the exons ATGAGTCGGCTGTGGCGGGACACGCCCCCTTCGGCGGCGAGGCTGGTTAACGATTCCCCCGCAGGCTCCGCCACCATGGCCCCCCAGGGGTCCAACTCCTCCTGGATACCAGAGACCCCGCTGGTCACACCGGATCAGCCTTTTTTCCTCATGACCCCCACTGCCCAGACCATATCCGGCTTTTTTGTGTGGACGGCGCTGCTCATCACCTGTCAGCAG ATCTACATGCACCTACGTTACTACAGCTCTCCAAACGAGCAGCGGCACATCGTGAGGATCCTCTTCATAGTCCCCATCTACGCCTTTGACTCCTGGCTCAGCCTTCTGTTCTTCACCAACGAGGAGTACTACGTGTACTTCGACACAGTTCGAGACTGTTACGAAG CCTTCGTCATCTACAACTTTCTCAGCCTGTGTTATGAGTATCTGGGAGGCGAGAGCGCCATCATGGCGGAAATCAGGGGGAAACCCATCGA GTCCAGCTGTATGTACGGGACATGTTGTCTGTGGGGTAAGACCTACTCCATCGGCTTCCTCAGGTTCTGCAAGCAG GCCACTCTGCAATTCTGTGTGGTCAAACCACTGATGGCAGTGATCACCGTCATTCTCCAAGCCTTTGGAAAGTAcaaagatggagatttcaa TGTGGCCAGCGGCTACTTGTACGTGACCATCATCTACAACTTCTCCGTCAGTCTGTCGCTCTACGCCCTCTTCCTCTTCTACTTCGCCACGCGACAGCTGCTGGTCCCCTTCAGTCCCGTGCTCAAGTTCTTCATGGTCAAGTCCGTCATCTTCTTGTCCTTCTGGCAGG GAGTGCTGCTGGCCATCCTGGAGAAGTGCGGCACCATTCCTCAGATAAACTCGGCGGACATTTCTGTGGGCGAGGGAACGGTCGCCGCCGGTTACCAGAACTTCATCATCTGCATCGAGATGTTCTTCGCTGCGCTTGCTCTGCGCCATGCCTTCACCTACAAGGTCTACATGGATAAGCGGTTGGATTCTTATG GCCGCTGTGCACCAATGAAAAGCATCTCCAGCAGCCTGAAGGAGACCATGAACCCAGGTGACATGGTCCAGGACGCCATCCACAACTTCTCCCCGGCGTACCAGCAGTACACCCAGCAGTCCACCCTGGAGAGGGGCGGAGGGCCGGCTCTGTCCCGCaccctcagcaacctcagcaccCGGGGGGACAATGAGAAGACCCTGCTGCTCAGCTCTGATGACGAGTTCTGA
- the LOC133615688 gene encoding transmembrane protein 184B-like isoform X1: MSRLWRDTPPSAARLVNDSPAGSATMAPQGSNSSWIPETPLVTPDQPFFLMTPTAQTISGFFVWTALLITCQQIYMHLRYYSSPNEQRHIVRILFIVPIYAFDSWLSLLFFTNEEYYVYFDTVRDCYEAFVIYNFLSLCYEYLGGESAIMAEIRGKPIESSCMYGTCCLWGKTYSIGFLRFCKQATLQFCVVKPLMAVITVILQAFGKYKDGDFNVASGYLYVTIIYNFSVSLSLYALFLFYFATRQLLVPFSPVLKFFMVKSVIFLSFWQGVLLAILEKCGTIPQINSADISVGEGTVAAGYQNFIICIEMFFAALALRHAFTYKVYMDKRLDSYGSFPNYGQYGRCAPMKSISSSLKETMNPGDMVQDAIHNFSPAYQQYTQQSTLERGGGPALSRTLSNLSTRGDNEKTLLLSSDDEF; the protein is encoded by the exons ATGAGTCGGCTGTGGCGGGACACGCCCCCTTCGGCGGCGAGGCTGGTTAACGATTCCCCCGCAGGCTCCGCCACCATGGCCCCCCAGGGGTCCAACTCCTCCTGGATACCAGAGACCCCGCTGGTCACACCGGATCAGCCTTTTTTCCTCATGACCCCCACTGCCCAGACCATATCCGGCTTTTTTGTGTGGACGGCGCTGCTCATCACCTGTCAGCAG ATCTACATGCACCTACGTTACTACAGCTCTCCAAACGAGCAGCGGCACATCGTGAGGATCCTCTTCATAGTCCCCATCTACGCCTTTGACTCCTGGCTCAGCCTTCTGTTCTTCACCAACGAGGAGTACTACGTGTACTTCGACACAGTTCGAGACTGTTACGAAG CCTTCGTCATCTACAACTTTCTCAGCCTGTGTTATGAGTATCTGGGAGGCGAGAGCGCCATCATGGCGGAAATCAGGGGGAAACCCATCGA GTCCAGCTGTATGTACGGGACATGTTGTCTGTGGGGTAAGACCTACTCCATCGGCTTCCTCAGGTTCTGCAAGCAG GCCACTCTGCAATTCTGTGTGGTCAAACCACTGATGGCAGTGATCACCGTCATTCTCCAAGCCTTTGGAAAGTAcaaagatggagatttcaa TGTGGCCAGCGGCTACTTGTACGTGACCATCATCTACAACTTCTCCGTCAGTCTGTCGCTCTACGCCCTCTTCCTCTTCTACTTCGCCACGCGACAGCTGCTGGTCCCCTTCAGTCCCGTGCTCAAGTTCTTCATGGTCAAGTCCGTCATCTTCTTGTCCTTCTGGCAGG GAGTGCTGCTGGCCATCCTGGAGAAGTGCGGCACCATTCCTCAGATAAACTCGGCGGACATTTCTGTGGGCGAGGGAACGGTCGCCGCCGGTTACCAGAACTTCATCATCTGCATCGAGATGTTCTTCGCTGCGCTTGCTCTGCGCCATGCCTTCACCTACAAGGTCTACATGGATAAGCGGTTGGATTCTTATG GCTCATTTCCCAACTACGGACAGTACG GCCGCTGTGCACCAATGAAAAGCATCTCCAGCAGCCTGAAGGAGACCATGAACCCAGGTGACATGGTCCAGGACGCCATCCACAACTTCTCCCCGGCGTACCAGCAGTACACCCAGCAGTCCACCCTGGAGAGGGGCGGAGGGCCGGCTCTGTCCCGCaccctcagcaacctcagcaccCGGGGGGACAATGAGAAGACCCTGCTGCTCAGCTCTGATGACGAGTTCTGA